The Candidatus Methylomirabilota bacterium genome has a segment encoding these proteins:
- a CDS encoding hydantoinase B/oxoprolinase family protein, with product MAETPVTAGGRPAPRVDPVTLEIIRGSLASTIRDMELLMERCAMSPFIKEKKDFFVGVFDTSGRIVACHISGSGPGMVTAILREYPLDTMRPGDAYWFNDPYLTDGAVQHHQDMVFVVPVFHEDRVVAFAATFGHYQDIGGLRAGSISPHATEIYHEGVLVPPIRIMREGRINEEAYRIFLRNSRLPDLVEGDTRAMMASSRLAEARLHELFARYGLETVLAAFEECMAQTGVRARELFLEMVPEGAWSFHDFLDSDGGTEARPHRVDLTLSRRGDHVTLDGSRSDDQARGPINFVTNPGLLRIAFGRYLQSLDPELEVNEGLLRNLDEWIAREGSLLKPRFPAPLGMRANTRFRVMSCIFGALAQANGGQVPAGSPVYVLYYFRAWDEARRRPILCIEGLGVGLGARPFADGVDVIYYIAQENYPVEYVERDFPLRIERYAVRPDSGGPGFHRGGAGVIRDVRVLCERAELATRMENTLVAPYGVAGGLAGRTGRIILNPGTPRERELPALGDGVMLERGDLLRFETCGGGGWGDPLARDPDRVRQDVARGVITAHGAREDYGVVLDPATLEIDKTETDEERRRRARDLPLIDRGPGFDEAEARWRATRSCVINTPHPHPSPLPPEGEGVIQDPSPPEGERAAVRAEERSSEARAE from the coding sequence GTGGCTGAGACCCCCGTCACCGCGGGCGGCCGCCCTGCCCCCCGTGTCGATCCCGTCACCCTCGAGATCATCCGGGGCAGCCTCGCGTCGACCATCCGCGACATGGAGCTCCTGATGGAGCGCTGCGCGATGTCGCCCTTCATCAAGGAGAAGAAGGATTTCTTCGTGGGCGTCTTCGACACCAGTGGCCGCATCGTGGCCTGTCACATCTCGGGCAGCGGGCCCGGCATGGTCACGGCCATCCTCCGCGAGTACCCGCTCGACACCATGCGGCCCGGCGACGCCTACTGGTTCAACGATCCTTATCTCACAGACGGGGCCGTCCAGCACCACCAGGACATGGTCTTCGTGGTGCCCGTCTTTCACGAGGATCGCGTGGTCGCCTTCGCGGCGACCTTCGGCCACTACCAGGACATCGGGGGACTCCGCGCGGGCAGCATCTCGCCGCATGCCACCGAGATCTACCACGAAGGTGTGCTCGTCCCCCCCATCCGCATCATGCGCGAGGGGCGGATCAACGAAGAGGCCTACCGCATCTTCCTGCGCAACTCGCGGCTGCCCGATCTCGTGGAGGGTGACACGCGGGCCATGATGGCCTCTTCGCGCCTAGCCGAGGCGCGCCTCCACGAGCTCTTCGCCCGCTACGGGCTGGAGACCGTTCTAGCCGCCTTCGAGGAATGCATGGCGCAGACGGGCGTGCGCGCCCGCGAGCTCTTCCTCGAGATGGTTCCCGAGGGCGCGTGGTCCTTCCACGATTTCCTCGACAGCGACGGCGGCACCGAGGCCCGGCCCCATCGCGTCGACCTCACCCTCAGTCGTCGCGGCGACCATGTCACCCTCGACGGCTCCCGCTCTGACGACCAGGCGCGAGGCCCCATCAATTTCGTCACCAACCCCGGTCTCCTTCGCATCGCCTTCGGCCGCTATCTCCAGTCCCTCGACCCCGAGCTGGAGGTCAACGAAGGGCTGCTCCGGAATCTCGACGAGTGGATCGCCCGCGAGGGCAGCCTGCTCAAGCCGCGCTTCCCCGCGCCGCTGGGCATGCGCGCCAACACGCGCTTCCGCGTCATGTCCTGCATCTTCGGCGCGCTGGCCCAGGCCAATGGCGGCCAGGTGCCCGCGGGCTCCCCTGTCTACGTCCTCTACTACTTCCGCGCCTGGGACGAGGCGCGCCGCCGGCCCATCCTCTGCATCGAGGGGCTCGGCGTGGGCCTGGGCGCGCGGCCCTTCGCCGACGGCGTCGACGTCATCTACTACATCGCCCAGGAGAACTATCCCGTCGAGTACGTCGAGCGCGACTTCCCGCTGCGGATCGAGCGCTATGCCGTGCGGCCGGACTCGGGCGGGCCGGGCTTCCATCGCGGCGGGGCGGGCGTGATCCGCGACGTGCGCGTGCTCTGCGAGCGCGCGGAGCTGGCCACCCGCATGGAGAACACGCTCGTCGCCCCCTACGGGGTGGCGGGCGGCCTCGCCGGGCGGACGGGGCGCATCATTCTCAATCCGGGCACCCCGCGCGAGCGGGAGCTGCCCGCCCTCGGCGACGGCGTCATGCTCGAGCGCGGCGATCTCCTCCGCTTCGAGACCTGCGGGGGCGGCGGCTGGGGCGATCCCCTCGCCCGGGATCCCGATCGCGTGCGTCAAGACGTGGCCCGTGGTGTGATCACGGCCCACGGCGCGCGCGAGGACTACGGCGTCGTGCTCGATCCTGCCACGCTCGAGATCGACAAGACGGAGACCGACGAGGAGCGCCGGCGCCGCGCGCGCGATCTGCCCCTCATCGACCGGGGCCCCGGCTTCGACGAGGCCGAGGCACGCTGGCGGGCCACCCGATCATGCGTAATCAACACACCGCACCCTCATCCCAGCCCTCTCCCTCCCGAGGGAGAGGGAGTCATTCAGGATCCCTCGCCCCCGGAGGGGGAGAGGGCCGCAGTTCGAGCTGAAGAGCGAAGCTCTGAGGCGAGGGCTGAGTAA